Proteins encoded in a region of the Drosophila gunungcola strain Sukarami chromosome 3L unlocalized genomic scaffold, Dgunungcola_SK_2 000005F, whole genome shotgun sequence genome:
- the LOC128259177 gene encoding formylglycine-generating enzyme, with product MKIIALFIWVILCNSASGDCGCQNLDRKTTADKPPLPDKVCLQRKRGANSHYRDYYGELEAEAEIKDMSLIPGGTVSVGTDEPHFSADREAPERQVKLHDFFLDKYEVSNDAFAEFVLSTNYTTEAERFGDSFLFKTLLSSLEQKDLEDYRVASAVWWYKVAGVSWRHPNGADSNLDNLGRHPVVHVSWRDAVEYCSWAGKRLPSEAEWEASCRGGKERKLFPWGNKLMPRDEHWLNIWQGDFPDGNLADDGYEYTCPVDAFRQNVYDLHNMVGNVWEWTADLWDANDVSQNPNRVKKGGSYLCHKSYCYRYRCAARSQNTEDSSAGNLGFRCAKNA from the coding sequence atgaaaataattgcATTGTTTATCTGGGTAATATTGTGCAATTCCGCCTCCGGCGACTGTGGGTGCCAGAATCTGGACCGGAAGACGACAGCCGATAAGCCTCCACTGCCGGACAAAGTGTGCCTGCAACGGAAGCGGGGCGCCAACAGCCACTATCGGGATTACTATGGCGAGCTGGAGGCGGAAGCGGAAATCAAGGACATGTCCCTCATTCCCGGAGGCACCGTCTCTGTGGGCACCGACGAGCCGCACTTTTCGGCCGATCGGGAGGCTCCGGAGCGACAGGTGAAGCTGCACGACTTCTTTCTGGACAAGTACGAAGTGTCTAACGACGCCTTTGCGGAGTTTGTGCTGTCCACCAACTACACCACGGAAGCGGAGCGCTTTGGTGACAGTTTCCTGTTCAAGACCCTGCTGAGTTCCTTGGAGCAGAAGGATTTGGAGGACTACCGcgtcgcgagtgccgtttGGTGGTACAAGGTGGCCGGGGTGAGCTGGCGCCATCCTAATGGGGCGGACAGTAATCTGGACAACCTGGGACGACACCCCGTGGTGCACGTCTCCTGGCGCGACGCCGTGGAGTACTGTTCCTGGGCTGGTAAGCGATTGCCAAGCGAGGCAGAGTGGGAGGCGTCCTGTCGCGGCGGCAAGGAGCGCAAACTGTTCCCGTGGGGCAACAAACTGATGCCCAGGGACGAGCACTGGCTGAACATCTGGCAGGGCGACTTCCCCGACGGCAACCTGGCCGACGACGGCTACGAGTACACCTGTCCGGTGGATGCCTTCCGGCAGAACGTCTACGACCTGCACAACATGGTGGGCAACGTCTGGGAGTGGACGGCGGATCTGTGGGACGCGAACGACGTCAGCCAGAACCCGAATCGGGTGAAGAAGGGTGGTTCGTACTTGTGCCACAAGTCTTACTGTTACCGGTACAGGTGCGCGGCTCGCTCCCAGAACACCGAGGACAGCTCGGCCGGCAACCTGGGCTTTCGGTGCGCCAAGAACGCTTGA
- the LOC128259176 gene encoding arrestin domain-containing protein 4 isoform X1 produces the protein MPRKLLKFLIIFDNTSLLYFPGQFLSGRVLIELQDETPALGLHFHVVGEGVVRNGRRQERTYDKENYIDFRMRLLGDVDQGGPAILSPGIHSFPFKLGLPLGLPSTFLGRYGWIQFYCKAALRENNGIIHKNHQVFIVMNPIDLNLEKPILAVSNCSKLSPVRIFTFWIFQQPFTCEVEHKLGVVCVGGGQIKCRVSLDRGGYVPGENILVTAFISNYSNVSIKRTKASLTETIEYLARGKVVQTEKRELAVLVRGKVRPGGKDEWHNELYVPPLPPTNLHGCHLIKISYDVFFVIEPKSMEKEIKLQLPIVLATYPFRHSGDAANANTWPESVLKPDTHTHYPSTLPIFRPWLHEKPSEA, from the exons ATGCCGCGCAAGCTGCTTAAATTCCTGATCATCTTCGACAACACCTCCCTGCTGTACTTCCCGGGACAGTTCCTCTCCGGCAGGGTGCTCATCGAGCTGCAGGACGAGACTCCGGCTCTGGGACTCCACTTCCATGTGGTCGGCGAGGGCGTGGTGCGCAACGGGCGGCGGCAGGAGCGGACGTACGACAAGGAGAACTACATCGACTTCCGCATGCGGCTCCTGGGGGACGTGGACCAGGGCGGTCCGGCCATACTCTCGCCGGGAATACACAGCTTTCCCTTCAAGCTCGGCTTGCCGCTGGGCCTACCCTCCACATTCCTGGGACGCTACGGCTGGATCCAGTTCTACTGCAAGGCTGCACTGCGCGAGAACAACGGCATTATCCACAAGAACCACCAGGTCTTCATCGTGATGAACCCCATCGACCTGAACCTGGAAAAGCCCATTTTGGCAGTGAGTAATTGTTCGAAGCTCTCCCCGGTGAGAATCTTTACCTTTTGGATCTTCCAGCAACCTTTCACCTGCGAAGTGGAGCACAAGCTGGGCGTCGTATGCGTGGGTGGAGGCCAAATCAAATGCAGGGTGTCCCTGGACCGCGGTGGCTATGTGCCCGGCGAGAATATTCTGGTAACCGCCTTCATCTCCAACTACAGCAATGTGTCCATCAAGCGGACCAAGGCGTCGCTGACTGAG ACCATCGAGTATTTGGCGCGTGGCAAGGTTGTTCAGACGGAGAAGCGGGAGCTGGCCGTCCTGGTGCGCGGCAAGGTCCGTCCGGGGGGCAAGGACGAGTGGCATAACGAGCTCTATGTGCCGCCCCTGCCGCCGACCAACCTGCACGGCTGCCACCTTATCAAAATCTCATACGACGTGTTCTTCGTCATTGAGCCCAAGTCCATGGAGAAGGAGATCAAGCTGCAGCTGCCAATTGTGCTGGCCACGTACCCGTTCCGGCACTCCGGGGATGCGGCGAACGCCAACACCTGGCCGGAGTCGGTGCTCAAGCCGGACACCCACACCCACTATCCGTCCACGCTGCCAATTTTCCGCCCCTGGCTGCACGAGAAGCCCAGCGAGGCATAG
- the LOC128259176 gene encoding arrestin domain-containing protein 4 isoform X2, giving the protein MPRKLLKFLIIFDNTSLLYFPGQFLSGRVLIELQDETPALGLHFHVVGEGVVRNGRRQERTYDKENYIDFRMRLLGDVDQGGPAILSPGIHSFPFKLGLPLGLPSTFLGRYGWIQFYCKAALRENNGIIHKNHQVFIVMNPIDLNLEKPILAQPFTCEVEHKLGVVCVGGGQIKCRVSLDRGGYVPGENILVTAFISNYSNVSIKRTKASLTETIEYLARGKVVQTEKRELAVLVRGKVRPGGKDEWHNELYVPPLPPTNLHGCHLIKISYDVFFVIEPKSMEKEIKLQLPIVLATYPFRHSGDAANANTWPESVLKPDTHTHYPSTLPIFRPWLHEKPSEA; this is encoded by the exons ATGCCGCGCAAGCTGCTTAAATTCCTGATCATCTTCGACAACACCTCCCTGCTGTACTTCCCGGGACAGTTCCTCTCCGGCAGGGTGCTCATCGAGCTGCAGGACGAGACTCCGGCTCTGGGACTCCACTTCCATGTGGTCGGCGAGGGCGTGGTGCGCAACGGGCGGCGGCAGGAGCGGACGTACGACAAGGAGAACTACATCGACTTCCGCATGCGGCTCCTGGGGGACGTGGACCAGGGCGGTCCGGCCATACTCTCGCCGGGAATACACAGCTTTCCCTTCAAGCTCGGCTTGCCGCTGGGCCTACCCTCCACATTCCTGGGACGCTACGGCTGGATCCAGTTCTACTGCAAGGCTGCACTGCGCGAGAACAACGGCATTATCCACAAGAACCACCAGGTCTTCATCGTGATGAACCCCATCGACCTGAACCTGGAAAAGCCCATTTTGGCA CAACCTTTCACCTGCGAAGTGGAGCACAAGCTGGGCGTCGTATGCGTGGGTGGAGGCCAAATCAAATGCAGGGTGTCCCTGGACCGCGGTGGCTATGTGCCCGGCGAGAATATTCTGGTAACCGCCTTCATCTCCAACTACAGCAATGTGTCCATCAAGCGGACCAAGGCGTCGCTGACTGAG ACCATCGAGTATTTGGCGCGTGGCAAGGTTGTTCAGACGGAGAAGCGGGAGCTGGCCGTCCTGGTGCGCGGCAAGGTCCGTCCGGGGGGCAAGGACGAGTGGCATAACGAGCTCTATGTGCCGCCCCTGCCGCCGACCAACCTGCACGGCTGCCACCTTATCAAAATCTCATACGACGTGTTCTTCGTCATTGAGCCCAAGTCCATGGAGAAGGAGATCAAGCTGCAGCTGCCAATTGTGCTGGCCACGTACCCGTTCCGGCACTCCGGGGATGCGGCGAACGCCAACACCTGGCCGGAGTCGGTGCTCAAGCCGGACACCCACACCCACTATCCGTCCACGCTGCCAATTTTCCGCCCCTGGCTGCACGAGAAGCCCAGCGAGGCATAG
- the LOC128259172 gene encoding ras association domain-containing protein 10 has translation MLADTMTSEPALSCYEPQSLQTPGDDVDSLSSLSDNLSIWIDGEEHWISGVDASTTCADLICALISYQTVQTDKQMFRQEGLALRTQQEFAIVQKQQHYEEYLDGNARLFDVITSRHALPREECQLQLRHLASSARKHTPTTDADSGMGSPVDSSRSMRFRRRGKHKVLPSAKTTDNSHTKQPKRSRKLQQRNYHMTPNESLLNIILAQDETILQQMSMLHEKDRQILKIEVEKHRVRERELGKNYLLETYLKDLDEPQENSPDPEEFEDGIVRLHEDGNDGIRTDKDCKTSNDGDTVKDETRLYWMEKIHTVNKQLQREEELLLSLHVKVRRHQVKRAYQTKSEVLLQIDRLDTELAAQVEDIHRVERKLFTANEQLKAKLGVLECLGREFETTVTGSGRGAATAVDCEETAGGDPCQPPKHQADELCDSGPPILGRFRDQHNRRVTQQGLTESNLKARQMSNKGLSKQMFIVSGSANPATATSVPKDEFGLKKAFAVVSEMDLQHLGTLV, from the exons ATGCTAGCAGACACAATGACCAGTGAGCCAGCGCTTAGTTGCTATGAGCCCCAGAGCTTGCAAACGCCAGGAGACGACGTGGACTCGCTCTCCTCGCTGTCGGATAACCTGTCGATTTGGATCGACGGCGAGGAGCACTGGATATCCGGCGTGGACGCCAGCACCACCTGCGCAGATCTTATCTGCGCGTTAATCAGCTATCAAACAGTCCAGACAGACAAACAGATGTTTCGGCAGGAAGGGCTCGCACTGCGCACGCAGCAGGAGTTCGCCATTGTACAGAAACAGCAGCACTACGAGGAGTATTTGGACGGCAATGCCAGGCTCTTTGATGTTATCACCAGCCGTCACGCTTTGCCCAGGGAGGAA TGCCAGCTCCAGCTTCGCCATTTGGCCTCTTCGGCTCGCAAGCACACCCCAACAACGGACGCGGACAGTGGAATGGGCAGTCCAGTGGACAGTTCGCGGAGCATGCGCTTTCGGCGGAGGGGAAAGCACAAGGTACTGCCCTCCGCCAAAACCACTGACAACAGCCACACCAAGCAGCCAAAGAGAAGCCGGAAACTGCAGCAGAGGAACTACCACATGACTCCGAACGAGAGTCTGCTGAACATTATCCTGGCCCAGGACGAGACCATACTCCAGCAGATGTCAATGTTGCA CGAGAAAGATCGCCAGATTCTAAAAATCGAGGTGGAAAAGCACCGAGTGCGGGAACGAGAGCTGGGTAAAAACTATCTGCTCGAGACGTACCTGAAGGACTTGGATGAGCCCCAGGAAAACAGTCCAGACCCAGAAGAATTTGAAGATGGGATAGTGAGGTTACACGAGGATGGTAATGATGGAATTAGGACAG ATAAGGACTGCAAAACGTCAAACGACGGTGACACCGTCAAGGACGAAACCCGACTGTATTGGATGGAGAAGATCCACACGGTAAACAAACAACTGCAGCGAgaggaggagctgctgctCAGCCTGCACGTTAAGGTGCGCAGACACCAGGTGAAGCGGGCGTACCAGACAAAGAGCGAGGTGCTACTGCAAATTGATAGACTCGACACTGAGTTGGCGGCTCAGGTGGAGGATATTCACCGAGTGGAACGGAAACTTTTCACGGCCAATGAGCAGCTAAAAGCCAAGTTGGGAGTACTTGAGTGTTTGGGTCGCGAATTCGAGACAACGGTAACTGGGAGCGGCAGAGGAGCGGCTACTGCCGTTGACTGCGAAGAAACTGCAGGAGGGGATCCGTGCCAACCTCCCAAGCACCAAGCAGATGAACTCTGTGACTCTGGGCcgccaatacttgggcgtTTTAGAGACCAACACAACCGCCGCGTGACGCAACAAGGATTGACGGAAAGTAACTTGAAGGCTCGGCAAATGTCCAACAAGGGATTATCGAAGCAAATGTTCATAGTGAGCGGCTCAGCAAATCCTGCTACCGCAACCAGTGTACCTAAAGATGAATTCGGTCTCAAAAAGGCATTCGCGGTCGTTTCGGAAATGGACCTCCAACACTTAGGCACCCTGGTTTAA
- the LOC128259183 gene encoding dual specificity protein phosphatase 19 has protein sequence MILLYELQKRLANLRPTATVVTTSTGARYIERRRSSGSEDGTASSPQQLEARQYGFVVDTKPDTVPACILSEFLYLGSQDAVTPENILKYKLTHILSVGIPTPLVEWPTRVQCKYLPCLDLPETDLMHYVLPVSLEFIDEARRSQGCVLVHCNAGVSRSASVVIGYLMQRRDMCYEDAYNLVKSWRPCIQPNAGFMQQLKRSGKT, from the coding sequence ATGATACTGCTGTACGAGCTGCAAAAGCGGCTGGCCAACCTGCGACCCACCGCCACTGTCGTTACCACTTCCACCGGTGCCCGCTACATAGAGCGGAGGAGATCTTCCGGCAGCGAAGACGGCACAGCCTCGAGTCCACAGCAGCTGGAGGCGCGCCAGTACGGATTTGTCGTGGACACCAAGCCCGATACTGTACCCGCCTGCATACTGAGCGAGTTCCTGTACCTGGGCTCTCAGGATGCAGTGACTCCCGAAAACATACTAAAGTACAAGCTAACGCACATTCTAAGCGTCGGCATACCGACGCCCCTTGTGGAGTGGCCTACTCGAGTCCAATGTAAGTACCTACCTTGCCTGGACCTGCCAGAAACCGACCTGATGCACTACGTCCTACCCGTGTCTCTTGAGTTCATCGATGAGGCGCGCAGGTCGCAGGGCTGCGTTCTCGTCCACTGCAACGCGGGTGTCTCGAGATCCGCCTCCGTGGTTATCGGCTATTTGATGCAGCGGCGGGACATGTGCTACGAGGATGCGTACAATCTGGTCAAGTCCTGGAGGCCGTGCATTCAGCCCAATGCGGGTTTCATGCAGCAGTTGAAGCGGTCTGGTAAAACATAA
- the LOC128259180 gene encoding tRNA pseudouridine synthase-like 1 translates to MHRYLLNISYIGTTFRGIQKTVNKSEQSHLDTNSIQGCLELALRTFHPTNEIQTVLSSRTDAGVHALHSTVHVDLERPNGLPYDTTTLTGVLNRTLDKQRLPIRVLSSQVVSESFHCRYHAIGRTYLYRFAVTKNPSSGDDNLRNKAFEAFMPVEEIDRCYFLQSPIFDIDRVRAAARMFIGIHDFRTFMSVSRQKGPSRDHPMFTVRKIEEINIHPGKPLALAANATLATETYDYWDIEIKAKSFLYKQVRRIVGALIALGSDRIDERCIYQMLTIPSKNSWNHRVLLAPACGLYLCRVHYRGADN, encoded by the exons ATGCACAGGTATTTGTTGAACATTTCGTACATCGGCACGACTTTTCG TGGTATCCAGAAGACGGTCAATAAATCGGAGCAGTCTCACCTGGACACGAACTCAATTCAAGGGTGCCTTGAGTTGGCCTTGCGGACTTTTCATCCCACGAACGAGATACAGACCGTGCTATCCAGTCG AACAGACGCTGGTGTTCATGCACTTCACTCGACCGTGCATGTGGACCTAGAGCGCCCCAATGGACTGCCTTACGACACCACCACGCTGACGGGGGTGCTTAACCGCACGCTCGACAAACAGCGGCTTCCCATCCGAGTGCTCAGCAGCCAGGTAGTGTCAGAATCCTTCCACTGCCGCTACCACGCCATAGGCCGCACCTACCTGTACCGCTTTGCCGTGACCAAGAATCCGTCCTCGGGGGACGACAATCTCCGGAACAAGGCGTTCGAGGCGTTTATGCCCGTGGAGGAAATCGATCGGTGTTATTTCCTGCA ATCCCCCATTTTTGACATTGATCGAGTTCGAGCTGCGGCGCGAATGTTCATCGGCATCCACGACTTCCGCACTTTCATGAGCGTCAGCCGCCAGAAAGGACCTAGTCGAGATCACCCCATGTTCACGGTGCGCAAAATCGAAGAGATCAATATACATCCGGGTAAGCCTCTTGCCCTGGCCGCGAACGCCACTCTGGCCACGGAAACCTACGACTATTGGGACATCGAGATCAAGGCCAAGTCGTTTCTGTACAAGCAAGTGCGGCGCATTGTGGGCGCTTTGATTGCCTTGGGCAGCGACCGCATTGACGAGAGGTGCATCTACCAGATGCTCACCATTCCCTCAAAGAACTCGTGGAATCACCGGGTGCTCCTGGCGCCGGCCTGCGGGCTCTACTTGTGCCGTGTTCACTACCGAGGAGCGGACAACTAG
- the LOC128259178 gene encoding mitochondrial carrier homolog 2, with protein MAGFPEYARGEETEVNGWIRFGMRLGVSAALHPFEYSKTLIQLGYEPIAAMPGKSLLGKPIMKLPNIFQYAGHIRRVDGFYGCYRGLAPKLVGSLVAMLVSERVADKLGLEQPEEIKDDSQLSEEEMYVQFKSSLKRDIVLTVSGIVASHPFHVISLRMMAQFVGRETLYTSIVGSVGEIWKTEGIAGFFAGLVPKLLCDVACLVLSSSTVYILNKYVIKDKLGRQYNAGFTQFAVSSLLYPLQVVSTCSAVSGSRLMAAQPPIMPAYKNWVDCWNDLQIRGELKRGSSLFWRSQAISSPVIATSFAPLPKLARYQ; from the exons ATGGCCGGATTTCCCGAGTACGCCCGCGGCGAGGAGACGGAGGTCAACGGCTGGATCCGCTTCGGCATGCGGCTGGGCGTCAGTGCTGCCCTACACCCGTTTGAGTACTCGAAGACGCTCATCCAGCTGGGCTACGAGCCGATCGCCGCAATGCCCGGCAAATCGCTTCTGGGCAAGCCGATCATGAAGCTGCCGAACATCTTCCAGTACG CTGGACATATTAGGCGGGTCGACGGCTTCTACGGCTGCTACCGCGGACTGGCCCCTAAGCTGGTGGGCTCCCTGGTAGCCATGCTGGTGAGCGAGCGGGTGGCCGACAAACTGGGACTGGAGCAGCCGGAGGAGATCAAGGACGACTCGCAGCTGAGCGAGGAGGAAAT GTACGTCCAGTTCAAGTCGAGTCTAAAGCGTGACATCGTGCTGACGGTGAGCGGGATCGTGGCATCGCACCCCTTTCACGTGATCTCGCTGCGTATGATGGCGCAGTTCGTGGGCCGCGAGACGTTGTACACCTCCATCGTGGGTTCAGTCGGCGAGATCTGGAAGACTGAAGGCATTGCCGGCTTCTTTGCCGGCCTGGTGCCAAAGCTGCTTTGCGATGTGGCCTGCCTCGTGCTGTCCAGCTCCACCGTTTACATCCTCAACAAATACGTAATCAAGGACAAGTTGGGTAGACAGTACAACGCCGGCTTTACACAGTTTGCCGTATCGAGCCTTCTCTATCCACTGCAAGTGGTCTCCACTTGCTCGGCGGTTAGTGGCTCCCGCCTAATGGCAGCCCAGCCACCGATTATGCCGGCCTACAAGAACTGGGTGGACTGCTGGAACGATTTGCAGATTCGCGGCGAGCTCAAGCGCGGTAGCTCCCTTTTTTGGAG GTCCCAAGCCATCAGCTCTCCGGTTATAGCCACCTCCTTTGCGCCCCTGCCCAAGCTGGCGCGTTACCAGTAG